TGGAGCCAGTGAATGGGTGACTGTCAGGGTGTGCCTGTGTGACCACGCGTCCCCTCCCACTCCTCTGCCCGGCCCAGGCATCTCCAGCAGCATGAGCTtcgaagaggaggaggaggaggaggaggagaacagCTCCAGCTCCTCCCAGCTGAATAGCAACACCCGCCCCAGCTCCGCCACGAGCAGGAAGTCCACCAGGGTGAGTGAGGAGCTCCTGCTCAGCAGGAGGGCAGACAGCAGTGTCGCCCAGGTGGGAGGGGAACGAAGTGAAGTGAGGCAGAGTTGGCTTTCCTGGGCCACGGGCTGGGCCCAGGTGCCTGTCAAGAGCTTCTTCCCCTGGAGCTCTTCTGGCCTCCCAGTCTTCAGTCAAGCCAGAGGGCGGGGACTCTGGAGTTGGACAGCACGGCTTCTGAAAGCCTGCCTGttccctccatccccaccctggGGTGCTGAGCTGAAGGAAGGGCTAGGAAGCCAGCTGCTGGCCCAGGGCCAGGATCTCTGTGCCCACATCCCAAGGTGCCAGCCCTGtctcccaccaccaccatatgGGGGCAGCTTTGGATTCCAGACCACCAGCTTCAGCTTGGGGTCCCTGCCTGGGGCTCaggctcctcctctctccttggaaGGAGGCAGCCTCGGCCCCCAGCCCCACAGCCCCCGAGCCATCGGTGGATGTTGAGGTCCAGGATCTCGAAGAGTTTGCCCTAAGGCCAGCCCCCCAGGGGATCACCGTCAAGTGCCGCATCACACGGGACAAGAAGGGCATGGACCGGGGCATGTACCCCACCTACTTCCTGCACCTGGACCGTGAGGACGGGAAGAAGGTGAGGTTGGCTTGGACGTGCAGTTTCATCCTGTGGGCTTGAAGTCCTGGGCTGGAGTGGGACTGGAAGCCTCAGCTCCAGCACTGACCTGCCAGTTCCCCCAAAGAGacagaagcctgtgtgccccgTTGGTGCACGTGTGCAAATGTGTATGTTTAAGAGCTGAAGCGAGGGGATTGCTTGTGTGAGTGAGGGTGTGTGAGTGAGGGTGTGTGAGTGGTCCTAGGATTGCGTGGGGACTGGAGGCTGGGCCTGGAACATGCATAACTTGGCTCCACTCCCCAAGGTGTTCCTCCTGgcgggaaggaagagaaagaagagtaaaACTTCCAATTACCTCATCTCCGTGGACCCTACAGACTTGTCTAGAGGAGGGGACAGCTACATCGGGAAGCTGCGGTACCAGCACGTCCCCAGGAGGCCAGCGGGGGTGGGGCAGGCTCTGTAGAGGGCAGCTGCTGCCCCAAAGGAGGTCGAGCATCGGATCCTctcccagggtcctctgtccatcagatcaaCCGCAAGCGCAGATCTGTGCTAGCTTTGAGCCAGATTTGGAGATGAGCCTGTCATCCTATCCTAAGCTGCTCCCAGGCAGAGGGGGTGCAGGCCCACTAGAAGGGCAAATCAAACTCCAGGATGTCAGGGATGATATAGGCCACCCTGGAAGAGCTGCTTTGGTCTCATGGTCAGTGCCAAGGGGCAGGAGTGAGCCCTTGAGGGAAGAGGAAGCAACCTTGGGGTGGGGCGAAGGCTCTGAGCTGGGCCTCAGGTGAGGGAGGGTGTGCTGAGAAGTGCGGCAGATTCAGGAGCATAAATCAAGCTTAGAGCTGGCGATGGGGCTGGACCGTAACTCCCAGGCTGATGGGACAGAGCAGATCATCTCCACCCTCCATGGGATGCTGAGATCCCTCTGCAGTCTTGCCAGGTGCCCCTGTGGTGGCTCACCTTCCATGAGGGGGGCCACCCCAGTTCCTCCAGGGAGACCTTCTGTGGAACTCCGATTTCCCTGAACTCAGCTGAGATGCCCTTTGATTAAACTTGGAGCAAGTCGAGGCCTTCTGTCCATGAAGCGCCTTCTGAGATGATTCTGTGAACAGTGTGTCCCCAGGTCCGCTGCTGTCTGCCCACAAAGGTCACAAAGGTCCTCTCCAGTCTTCCTTCCCTAGGATAGCCTCTGAGCTACTCCCTGCCAGGGACAGGTCATGCATGACCTTACAATGATTGTGTCTGTCCTTCAGGTCCAACCTCATGGGCACCAAGTTCACCGTGTATGACAATGGAGTCAACCCTCAGAAAGCATCAGCCTCTACTTTGGAAAGTGGAACCTTGCGTCAGGAGCTGGCTGCTGTCTGCTACGTGAGTCCGGGGGCTCTGGGTCTCTGGGCTTCGAGCTAGGCATGACACTCAGGACTTGCTACCTGCCTGTGGCCTATTCCGTCTGCTTTTGTGGGCAGACAAGGAGGGCAGTGGAGTGGCCCCTGCCTGGGACAGTACACAGCTGACCACCTGCCTGGCAAGTTCTGGGAACTAGGCCTGCCTCTCTGCAGCCCAGCCCGGATGCCTcctgggaaggaggaggcaggaggcctgggttcatgTTGGCACAACCCTCGTCTTCCCTCCAGTATTCAGGTCCTAAATGGACTGCAAGGCCCTTTGCATAATCTCACTGAATATTCAACCTAAGAGCTCGAGCCTATCTTCTTTattatatagatgaggaaactgaaggtcAGAGGTTGGGCCACTTGCCAGTGTCACACAGCTACTGAACTGGGATACAAACACAAGGAATTTCTCCATCTCATTTCAAAATGAGGGGCTGGTACCATTAGCTTGGGTCTTCATAGCTGTTTCATATGATCCAATGGTGCCACCTGCTGGTCAGCTCTGGGGAGGCAGTCTGAATCTCTTCAGGTGATACTTAGCCCCCGGTGCCGTCTGAGGCACTGAGAGATAGTAGTGAACAAAGTTATACCCTTCTGGGACTTGAATCCTGATTGGGGGGCGTGAGGGAAGCTATAGAACAGTTatataacattcagaaaactaagatcatggcatctggtcccatcacttcatggcaaatagatgaggaaacaatggaaacagcgagagactttatttggggggctccaaaatcactgcagatggtgactgcagccatgaaattaagacacttgctccttgtaagaaaagctatgaccaacctagacagcatattaagaagcagagatattactttgccagcaaaggtccgtctagtcaaagctatggtttttccagtagtcatgtatggatgtgagaattggactataaagaaagctgagcgctgaagaattgatgcttgtgaagtgtggtgttggagaagactcttgagagtcccttggactgcaaggagatcctaaaggaaatcagtctgaatgttcattggaaggactgatgctgaagctgaaactccagtactttggccacctgatgtgcagaaccaactcatctgaaaagaccctgatgctgggaaagattgaaggcagaaggagaaggggatgacagaggatgagatggttggatggcatcactgacgcaatagacatgagtttgagtaggctctgagagttggtgatgggcagggaggcctggtgtgctgcagtccttggggtcgcaaagagtcggacacgactgaacgactgaactgaagaaggatAAAGCAGGAAGacggctcagttcagttcagccgcccaatcatgtccaactctttgcgacctcatgatcCGCAGCACACCGGAAGAGGGCTATGAATATCCTTTTAGGAAGGATGGCGGGAGGCCCTCACTGGGGTAGTGTTTGGGTAAAGGCCAGAAGGAAGTGAGCGCCAACTGTGCAGGTGTTGAGGAGATGGTGAGCAAAAACGCTGGCGTGTCAGGGGAGCAGAAGGAGGGCAGCGAAGGTAGCAGAGAGTAGGTGGTGAAGAGAGGGGGTGGTGGGGCCACATTTCATGAGGCCTTGCAGCACGAGGTAAGACCGTGCTCTGACTGCGACTCAGTTCCTCTGAGTGAACTGAGAAGAACGACCTGACTCACCAGGGCTGCTCAGCGCTGTGTGGAAAACAGACGACAAggaggtggggcgggggctgAGGAAATGAAGAGTCCAGCTAAGGGCTGGTCCTGTGCTCTTGCTGAGAGATGGTGGTGGTTGAAAAGTGGTTGAATTCTGAGTATAACCTGAAGGAAGAGCTGACAGCATTTGCTGATGGGTTAGAAGTGGTATGTGAGGGTTGGGGGGAGTTAAGTTAGGACTCCAGGTAGGGGAGCAGATGGAAGAATGAAGATGTCATTCACTGGAGCGAGGAAGATGGTAAGAGCAGCTTGTTTGGGCAGAGTGGAGATTAAGGAGCCAATTCTGGACACGGTAAGTTTACAGATGCCTCCTGTATGTTCGAGTGGTGATTGACTAGCTCATCTCTATCCGCTCCTCCAGTCTGTCCAGCAGGTAGGTAGCATCTTCAGATGGCCGGTATTGAGcgagcttctctctctctttcccaggaGACAAACGTCTTAGGTTTTAAGGGGCCTCGGAAGATGAGTGTGATTGTCCCAGGCATGACCATGGTTCACGAGAGAGTCTCCATCCGGCCCCGCAACGTGAGTCTCCACCCACCCCACCTgctttccccctcctcccagcctctgcacGCACTTCTGAGGGCACAGCTCCAGCGGGTGTGCATGTGTAAACAGTATGAGAAGCCCTGGGGGTCGTGGGGAGATCTAaggacccccaccccagggcagaTCACTCTCTGGGGTGGTTATGGGGCTGAGGCCTGGGCCTGGCTCAGCTGAGGCTGCCCTCCCAGGAGCATGAGACGCTGCTAGCACGCTGGCAGAACAAGAACACAGAGAGCATCATCGAGCTGCAAAACAAGACGCCCGTCTGGAACGACGACACGCAGTCCTACGTACTCAACTTCCACGGGCGCGTCACTCAGGCCTCGGTGAAGAACTTCCAGATCATCCACGGCAATGACCGTGAGTGTTTCTGCCCTAACTCATGACTGCGTGACACCGGGGCCCTTAGCTCGGGATTCAGCCCACTCAGCCCTGCCTGTAGAGCTGAGTTTAAGGGCTATGGGTTATTGGGTTAGTAGAGGGCTTTGTGACCTTAATGACTGGGAGGCCCTGGAAAAGCCTCCTCTGGAGCCCTGACCCGGGGTTCTGTGCGCGCGGCAGAGTCTCAGGCGTGGGGCACCCTCTGAAtggcctcccctctccctccccctcccctgctgtGTGTCTGCGTCTTGTCACCTGTTTGCTCTCTCCTGCCGCTGCTCCCGTTTGGTCTGTGCTCTGCCTCCTCTGGGATCTTCTTGGCATCTCTGCTTCTGGCCTTCGCTCTTCCCTCTCATGATGTGGGTGTCCATCTGTCCTTCCGCATCCCTGTTCTGCCCTCCTCTCTGTCCTCACTTCTGCCTGGCTCCAGCGGACTACATCGTGATGCAGTTTGGCCGCGTAGCAGAGGACGTGTTCACCATGGATTACAACTACCCGTTGTGCGCGCTGCAGGCCTTTGCCATTGCCCTGTCCAGCTTCGACAGCAAGCTGGCCTGCGAGTAGAGGCCGCCCCGTGCCCTCTGGGGCGGCCCAGCCTGGAGTGGCGCTGCCCGCCTGCCTGTGGAGCAGCCCCACCGACCCCTGTACATAGGCCCCCTGCCAGGTGAGCCTTCGGCTCTCGGTGGGCCCGGGCTCGGCCATCcaggaacgggctcctctgcctttgctgCCAAGCAGAGGAGTGGGGGGCATGAGGGGACCAGCGCAGATCCTTTCTGTGCCCCCACTCTCGGGTTAGTGTCCTGCTGCAGTCCTGTTTGCCAAGCGGAGCAGCCCCTTCAGCAGGAGAGGCGTGAAGAGGGGGAGAGGAAGCACAGGCAGGGCTGCTGCGGCCCAGCGTCCACTCAGCCCGGGGTCCGATGACCACGGGCCCCAGCAGTACGGGGCTcggtgagtgtgtgagtgagtgtgtgtgtgtgtgagagcatGTGAGTGTTGGGGCCCATCAGCTTTACATAGCACAGGCTTGGGTAGCCGAGCCTCGCTTTTACAACTGCAGAAAGTCCTCGAGCGTCAGCTGGCCTCCACCAGGCCTGGGAAGAATTGGGGTGGAAAGGTGAGGGGCAGGCCCCTGTCAGGGTTGCAGGGCCCGGCTGTGGCTGTGGGAATTGGCTGGCGACCTGCGGTTGGGGCTCATTTGATTTCTCTAGGATTTCTTTGTGCGTGCAGAGGCGGCAGGAGGCCGGCCCCCAAGGCCAAATGTCTTAGCGGGTGGGGTCTGGAGGATCCATACAGGCTGAGCAtacaggtggcacgtgggccaGGGCGGTCCAGGAGCCCTGTCAGCTGACCCAGGGAACCCCAGGATGCCAGCCCCAGACTACACTCAGGTAGGTGCACCTGGGGCTCCTGCCTGTGCTTCAGCTCCCTGCAGTAAAGCCTAGGCTGTGGCCACTGAGGGCGTGTGTGTAGTTGTGAGCTGGGAATAGGAAAGGGTGAGGGGAGCGGGAGACATGTTAGAACCACAAGGGGTCAGAGGTGGCGACCCTTAGAGATCACCTAGAAGATGGACTTGCCTGGGGTCACCTGGCTGGTTAAGGGCAGAATTTGGATTTTAGCTCATTTCCTTGTTCCCACCCTCCTCCAAAAAACCTGCTGTCTCTGGCCTTCCTGGGGCACAATATGCATACCCACGCACCTGATTCCAGACTTAGAAATGTCAAGAGGTGGTGAGACCTAGGCCATTTCAGCGGGAAACCGGGCAGTTCCCTGCTGAAAGCTGTCTTACTCTGCACGTCCGTCTGATCAGGACTGGCCTgtgtctgccccacccccaccccgtcccGAGGGCAGGCTTCAGCAAGGCTGCGGCCCGGCTTTCTATCCAGCTGTGATAGGTGGTTGTGAGTGGCCCGACCTCTCCCTCTGCCACCCTCCTCCTTGGAAGGCACCATCTACGCTGCAGACTTGGGAACGCTTGTGTCTGTCATTCACCTTGACAGAGGCTGCGGGCCCAGGTGGAGATCAGGAATCAGTGGGAAACGAGCGAGAGTCTTTCCTCACTTCAGAGTAGATGGATGTGCTTGTAAAGACTACACAgaagttgggttttttttaagtcatgCTTCAAACATGTTAGCAAGGCCCTGAGTGAGGTGGTGGAGCTGTTTTGACTTCAGTGGAATTAGGATGTTCTCATTTCCTGGGAATCTAGGTTTTCACGTATTGAGTGCTTAAAGCGAGGCCTCCTGTCCTAGCAGGGACCTGGCCACACCCGGGGCATCCATCTCTGGTTGTCAACATGGTCTGGTACCTAGACCACTCTGACTTGGGGCCTTCTTGAGGGCACTGGAACTTGCTGTCCTGGAGCAGGCCCACTTCCCAGGGGAATACTGTTGTGATGTTCTCCTTTCTGGCTCTTCCTGTCTTGACATTTGGAATGACAGAAGCTAGATGACCTCTAATGTCTAGTCAAGCTGTTTCTCTGGGTCAGTGATTTTTAAGGTAGAAAGGTTGTTCTGGATCTTTGTGAGAGGGAGGATCCTGGTGGCAGAGTGTATTATTCATCAGACGTACAATGGAAAGCGTGTCGCCTGCTTACTCCTCCAGTACACAGAGGATGGGTTGACGGGTGTTTCGTTAGGGTCGGGAGTGTGGCCTGAGAGTTCCAGCCTGGGTGTGGCAAAGGGTAGCTCAACAACAAAATCCTCTGTTAGATACTGAGTGACAGGCAAGAGCACTCATCACCTGCTGGAGACCCAGCCTCGCAAGGTCTTTCCTAAGACCCCATTCTGGGTGATGCTGGTTTTCCTTAACCATGGGCCCAGACTCCTAAAGCTGCTGGGACCCCTGGAGACcacttgggttcagtctctcCCATGGTAAGAGTCCTTGCCCTTCGTACCCAATGCCCAGATGGTCCTTGGTTGGGCAGGGAACTTAAGTGTTGGAACAAGCATGCCCCAAGGGAGTTGGGTAGCTGGGGCCTTAGGCAGCTCTCTGTAACTGCTCCTGCTGCCAGCTCCTCCTGGGGCCACACCCCAACTCTGCCCCCACACAGTTCTGCAGAGCAGGAAGATTCACATCCCTAACTCTTCTCCAGTCctggcttttctttccttctggctcTAAGGTGCTCtgtgtctgtctttgtctctGTGTATTTGGGGCCAAGAGCAATCGGTGAACAATCAATTAAGGTTTCCTATTATGATCATATTTCTGTGGATGAATAGGAAAGGAATGAGGATGTAGCTGTGATCACCTGTGGATTCTGTTCATTTCATGCCCTTTGATCAGAAAGCGTACCTGGGAAAAGTACCAGCTCCTTCTCCGGAGGTTCTTACTGGGAAGATGCTATCCAAACAAGTTCAGTTCTTCAGTTTCCATTCTGCATTACCTGGAGAAACTGGTGTGTGGCATGCGTGCTTTAGATGAATTTGAACTTATTCTAGTTGAATGTGCCTTAAAAATCATGACACTAATTCAGAACGAGCATGTGAGGTCCAGACCCATGCTTAGGACAGGTGGTAGAAGCCAAGGAGTGTTATCATCACAGGCTAGAAGAGAACCTTTGGGGCCTGCCTCCTGCAGTGAGAAGAAGGGACAAAACtgtagaagcagatgttttttttttccccctctggaaGTAGTGGGGCATTTACCtctaaatgaatattcagaggtAGTTCTTAAAAAGCCACAGTGATGATTTCAAACTAAGATGCCTGTGCTTTCCTTACAGCAGGTAGGGGGGTGGGTGGGCTGGCCGTATCCACGGCTCTGTTAACGCAAGCACAAATTCCATCTCCAAGGTGGGGTTCCCGGCTTTCCCAGCCTTCCCTTCTCTACCGTTCCTTACCCCAGCTGAGATAGCCCTGTCACCTCAGGATACCAGGGGGCGCTCAGAGCACATGTTTCCAGAGAGCTGAAGGAGGCTGCTTGCTCTGATGCCCAGCACTAAGGGGGGCCTGACTCCCTGGCACTCAGGGCCCAGCGCCGGGACCCTACGCTGCCCTGGGCCCTGGCCTGTAGAACTGGAGCAGCCCCCAGAACAGGCCAAACTGTGGGCTCTTGTTTGAGTTTATTGGTCGTCTGTCCTTCCATGTCTCTAGTTTTGCAGTTTTCTTTCATCTCAGGATATGGGGGGGGGGAGTCCAACAGATGTTTAGGGACAGGTTTGGTTTTTGAATTTTCCAGCCATGTTGAGAAGCAAGTTGGTTCCTACAGAAAGCACTACTGCACTTAGTAATCAAGTGATTCTGAGCaaaccatgggatttttctagatCTGTTCTCTCACAGAATAAGGAGGTTAGACTGTGACAGCTTGCAGTTGGATTCGGGGTGAATGAAAGTTGGTCCTTGCTCATCACTTTCTGGCTCATCACTGTgcctttttcctttcctgagaAGGATGTGAcacctctttcctcttctgttctcttgttcctccctgcttccctctcaAGATCCAGGCCGAGCTGGAGATTAGGCTGAGATCCAGTTTCCTAGAGAGTAACAGAGTGACGTAGAAAGGGAAGCCCAACTCTGGCCTCTTTAGTCCTGCATTTGGTGACAAAGGGGACTTAGAACGGTGACACTTCTCTTGTTGAGAGTGTGCATTAGCCAGTTTGCATAACGCCtagaatgtgtgtgtctgtctgcacAAGATTGTCTTTTCCTATTTTGGAGTGAtcagacattttatttttgttcaaaaTTATCGAGTTTTAGATAAACTTGCAAAACTGTGCTTTTATTAAGTGATTTTTGGAATAAACTCTTTGGTATTCTGGagcaaatgtatttatttattggtatGTGCAATGACAAAGTTGGTATTTTCCCATGTTCACATTATGTATGTTGTAGAACTTTAATGTTTGTCTAAGTACAGACCATATATCAACAAATTAAACTTGAACTGTTTCAACACTGCTGTGCACTTTTTTCCCCCTATCAAAGAAAAACCGTGTTTCTTACCTAGAAGTTTTTTTCTACATCATTCATTCCTTCTGCCCTAAGAGCCtcaggggagggcaggagggtggtgGTAACATGGGGATCGTAGCTGGTTTGGAAACAGTCACCTGTGGgaggaaaactgtcttccctctGGCTGTGCTCCTCAAGTTTAAAGATGGTCAGAACCCCACACGCAGAGGGCTAGGAAGGGCTGGAAGGAAGGGTAAGGACAGGAGGTACTAAGCGCATCCTTTGCAGGCTCAGCTGTGCCAGCCGGGAAGAGCGGGCTGCTGCTTCCTAGTAAACCCTGTGGGCCTGGCCCAGAGGAACACACACACGGCTGTAGAGCTGCAAAAAGGCGGGGAAGGCCAAAGTGGTAGAAATAACATGAAGACCCAGCCACTGGGTTCCTCTAGCCATATTCAGAGCAGCCCAACCTGTTTAAACAAAACCTGGACATGCTACACGCTTGGGAATTTTCTTTTCAGCCTGTGGCAGATGTGAAGTCAAGAGCAAGGGAGGCTGCAGTTATGCCTGAGAGCTACAGGTCTGGTCCTAGGTGGGGAGTTCAAAACTGAAGTCACCCAGTGACTGCAGGACCTGGGCTCTGGGCCATTCCTGGCAGTCAGGCTAGCCTTGGAGCGTCAAGTCCAGCAGCCCGGCAGCACAGGAACTTGGTGAGTGCTACTCTGTTGATGGCACTGGCCTCAGCATCCAACACAGGCTACCCTGGACAGATGCTATACATAGCCTCTCACTTCATCCCAACAGCTCTgcaaggggaaagtgaaagtgaagtcgcccagtcgtgtctctttgcgaccccatggactgtagcctatcaggctcctccgtccatgggattttccaggcaagagtgctggagtggattgccatttccttctccaggggatcttcccgacccaggaatcgaacccgggtctcccacattgcaggtaaacactttaccgtctgagccaccaggggagagcTTCCCAATTCAAAACTGAGGAAACTGGTTCTTAGAGAAGTTAAGGAATAatctaaggaaaagaaatttgGCCTATTTAATGTGCAtaagaaaatgggaaaggaaaaaccTAACATTAGGTACATTTTAGAAAGAGCTGTTATGAAAATCATCAAGGCAAAGTCGGTGAtactttgtttttctgctttctggGTAGCTGAAGCCTTCGATTTTCCTCTGGAATATAGTCTGGGTTGAGGGAATTTAATGTGGTCATGAGTAGTGTTGGTTTATTACCCCAGATCAAGAACCTACCTGGACTGTGGCCTCTCTCCGTGGCTTTGCCTCTGGGAAATAGCATATGCAGGACACTActatgaaaaaaggaaagaggattTTGTGGTTTAGTGATCAGGTTAAAGATGATCTCCAACAGCTCTGGACAGGGTCCATGGAGAGTCCTGGTTGACAGCTATTATCCTGGTGTAATTATTATTTAAGCTCTGTTTTCCTAAAATGTCCCAGTTTGGACTGTAAGTCGCTGGATGACCCAGGCCATGGAAGGTGTGTGGGGTGCTCACAGGCCATCTCTTCCAGAGGCCACACGGCCTCCACTCCTCACTGCAGCTCTCTGTCCCTGGCTCCCGAGCTCCCACAGCAGTAGTCCTGGAGCTCAggaggtgctctccttgtgtgccTGGTCTGACCAGGAAGGGGCATCTCCAGGCCAGATCAGCCACCTGAGTTACTAAGCACGGCCCCACATGATGCAGTTATTTCCTAGGCCAACTATCTGACCCCAGAGGTGTGACTCTGTGCTCTGCCATGTGCCCAAGAGTCACTGCAGACCTAGTCCCAGGGGACTCATCAGGTTCTCAGCCCAGATCAGTTCTGGAGAAATGAAGACCAGGAGAAAAGATGACAAATACCAGGCCCAGGACTTTGGTCATCCTGgactgtacatatacatataatctcATCCCTGAAGAATAACATAATTCTGAAGAATCCAAAAAGGACTGCCTAATCTGAAATGactgaaaagtaaatttttaaaaatataaatacataaatgttttCTGTAAGCCCACCAAGAATCAGGGCAGCAAAAATCATCATGAAGTCTCAGTACTTGGGGCAGAACTGTTTCTACAAGCCAATTTCCCCCAGAGATGAACATTCCAAATAAAGAGTTGGTTATGTGACACCTTACATACCAGCCTCAAATATTAAAATACCTGAACATCCATTTACTTTCATACCCACTGCTCTACCACCACTTTCTGCCAACTGTATCCTTTCTCTTTGCACATCTGGAGAAGTTCGTAGCATCCCTCAAGATCCACCTCCTCTGTGGAGTTTCTTGGAAGTACTTTaggaaaagtgaccttttcttcctttgtgctCATATGGATTTGGGTCTGTATCTCAATTACAGCATAAAATCTTACACAATAAAGTAGCTACCGCTTGCTGAGTGGTTATCCTATATGAGATAGGACCAATGTTGTCTTATAGGCACTGATCATTTCACTTAATCTCCGTAACTGTGATTTAATCCTCATACCCTATAAGACCTGGACTCTGACTCCCCAGCTTTAGCAATGAGAAAGCCAAAGTTCTCGGGGTTAAGGAGCTGGCCAGATTCTACATGGGACTGTGACCAATATTTCTCTGCCTGCAGAACTCACCATCTTGAGCCCTTTTATAGTtcggtttattttaaaaaataaactggataAGGCTCTCATATTCGTTTTTCTTTCAAAGGCAGGAATTGAGCAGTGGTCTGCAAGATGAATAAATGAGAGAATAAGCAGAAGGAAACAAATATCCACCTCTAATAAGGGAATCATAtcctaaggaaaaaagaaacttgaACCAGAGTCCAAGAACTTTCCTCATAAATCAGCCTCCCACTGTGAATGGAGAGAAAGAACACGGCAAATAATTTATCGAAACAGAAAACAGCACCTACATTATTTTTTACCTTCAGCATTATATTACATCTAGATTGTTCTCAGTACATTTTAAACTCCTTTCTCTACAAGTGAATCTAACGTTCCAGAGAGACACAATATGCTTCCTATGGACTCAGTCTTCACTGACTTTTGTCTGAAGTCATTAACAAACACTGCACAGCTCCAGCTGACACATCATCTGAATCTGGTCCTGAGCCTGTGACGGCAGTGTGCATGCTTACACGTGCTTTAACAGTTATTAAATCATTTTCTTGGCCTCTGGCTCATTCCAGGCATATAGTGGAACTCTAAAAGCCAGTCCACCTTTACATGATTGCTCAGTTTTCAAGTCTTCCACATTTCGTGGTCCTCAGGAATATGTCCTCTTGAAACTCTCAGGTCTTACCTGTAAACTGAATTCACTCATCCTTACCATACAGAATACATCTTACCTCAAGGAGACACATGACAGATGGCAGCTCAGAAATTACGCTTTGGGTCTGGTCACAGTCCTCCCTGTCCTAATACCTCCCACTTTGCCCAACTTTCTCAACAGACTCAGATATCCAAATAGGGAACACATGGTCTGTTCCCAGGCACTGCTATATTGGGTCCCTACAATACAGGGCCCCAACAGTGTGGGTCCAAGGTCCTTAGACCAAGGGCAGCACGTGGTCTACAAGTTCAATCCTCCTCgtttctgttttaatttgttGTAAGAACAAATTTCCCAGAGggcacaacattcagaaacagCATCTAAGCAAGGACTGCCTGTCAGTGCGTGGGTTTACTCTCC
This portion of the Capra hircus breed San Clemente chromosome 15, ASM170441v1, whole genome shotgun sequence genome encodes:
- the TUB gene encoding tubby protein homolog isoform X3, whose amino-acid sequence is MTSKPHSDWIPYSVLDDEGSNLRQQKLDRQRALLEQKQKKKRQEPLMVQANADGRPRSRRARQSEEQAPLVESYLSGSTGYQVQEADSVASVPLGAAHPTAPASAKRTKAAAAAGGQGGASRKEKKGKHKGCPAPSAPLDGTQECPWPAGSGGPAAPAEDKSEARGPVQILTVGQSDQAQDTGETAAGGGARPGGQDIHGTMQRKGISSSMSFEEEEEEEEENSSSSSQLNSNTRPSSATSRKSTREAASAPSPTAPEPSVDVEVQDLEEFALRPAPQGITVKCRITRDKKGMDRGMYPTYFLHLDREDGKKVFLLAGRKRKKSKTSNYLISVDPTDLSRGGDSYIGKLRSNLMGTKFTVYDNGVNPQKASASTLESGTLRQELAAVCYETNVLGFKGPRKMSVIVPGMTMVHERVSIRPRNEHETLLARWQNKNTESIIELQNKTPVWNDDTQSYVLNFHGRVTQASVKNFQIIHGNDPDYIVMQFGRVAEDVFTMDYNYPLCALQAFAIALSSFDSKLACE
- the TUB gene encoding tubby protein homolog isoform X5 → MTSKPHSDWIPYSVLDDEGSNLRQQKLDRQRALLEQKQKKKRQEPLMVQANADGRPRSRRARQSEEQAPLVESYLSGSTGYQVQEADSVASVPLGAAHPTAPASAKRTKAAAAAGGQGGASRKEKKGKHKGSGGPAAPAEDKSEARGPVQILTVGQSDQAQDTGETAAGGGARPGGQDIHGTMQRKGISSSMSFEEEEEEEEENSSSSSQLNSNTRPSSATSRKSTREAASAPSPTAPEPSVDVEVQDLEEFALRPAPQGITVKCRITRDKKGMDRGMYPTYFLHLDREDGKKVFLLAGRKRKKSKTSNYLISVDPTDLSRGGDSYIGKLRSNLMGTKFTVYDNGVNPQKASASTLESGTLRQELAAVCYETNVLGFKGPRKMSVIVPGMTMVHERVSIRPRNEHETLLARWQNKNTESIIELQNKTPVWNDDTQSYVLNFHGRVTQASVKNFQIIHGNDPDYIVMQFGRVAEDVFTMDYNYPLCALQAFAIALSSFDSKLACE